A region from the Janthinobacterium agaricidamnosum genome encodes:
- a CDS encoding T6SS effector amidase Tae4 family protein codes for MKPAFIKLRENYSSVAAVDQAALFREIGWEDLIGKDSFANTCAIRVSLALIKAGVQVKGRMAIRKGAFKGALIEPGQAKLSHMLASPSMFGAPEKFTRDDAMEGIGQRQGVVAFFRIPGYLGGAGGHIDILLPSIGVKVCGSECYWDCGEVWFWPVR; via the coding sequence GTGAAACCTGCATTCATCAAGCTGCGTGAAAATTACTCGAGCGTGGCGGCCGTCGATCAGGCGGCCCTGTTCCGCGAAATCGGCTGGGAAGACTTGATCGGCAAGGACAGCTTTGCCAACACCTGCGCCATCCGCGTCAGCCTGGCCCTGATCAAGGCCGGGGTCCAGGTCAAGGGCCGAATGGCGATACGCAAGGGGGCATTCAAGGGCGCGCTGATCGAACCGGGGCAGGCCAAGCTGTCGCACATGCTGGCCAGCCCCTCGATGTTTGGCGCGCCGGAAAAATTTACCAGGGATGACGCCATGGAAGGCATCGGCCAGCGCCAGGGCGTCGTCGCCTTCTTCCGCATTCCCGGCTACCTGGGCGGCGCGGGCGGGCATATCGACATCCTGCTGCCCTCCATCGGCGTGAAAGTGTGCGGCAGCGAATGCTACTGGGATTGCGGCGAGGTCTGGTTCTGGCCCGTCAGGTGA